A DNA window from Cobetia marina contains the following coding sequences:
- a CDS encoding tripartite tricarboxylate transporter TctB family protein, protein MRTNDKVTGVVTAAFGAAVIYASLDLKNLPRQEYGAGTFPTVIGALLMLFGAILLVRGLRNREVWFAWQHPVPLITFIMTLAAICASIVAYIYLTPVIGFPVVSFVLLTLLLYAFHHRRWLPAGGIALVATGVIWEVFGQLLHVPLELGLLEKVIY, encoded by the coding sequence ATGCGTACCAACGACAAGGTCACGGGTGTGGTGACGGCAGCCTTTGGGGCTGCCGTCATATATGCCTCCCTCGACTTGAAGAACCTGCCGCGCCAGGAATATGGGGCCGGTACCTTTCCCACGGTCATCGGCGCACTGCTGATGCTGTTCGGAGCCATCCTGCTCGTCCGTGGGCTGCGCAATCGTGAAGTCTGGTTTGCCTGGCAGCACCCTGTGCCGCTGATCACCTTCATCATGACATTGGCGGCCATCTGCGCCTCCATCGTGGCCTATATCTACCTGACGCCAGTCATCGGTTTCCCGGTGGTGTCCTTCGTGCTGCTCACGTTGCTGCTCTATGCCTTCCATCATCGTCGCTGGTTGCCTGCCGGGGGTATCGCGCTGGTGGCCACGGGAGTGATCTGGGAAGTCTTCGGGCAATTGCTGCACGTTCCGCTTGAGCTGGGCCTGCTGGAAAAGGTGATCTACTGA
- the dauA gene encoding C4-dicarboxylic acid transporter DauA, with product MTPKRSPMRLPRIATGLRSAWHSGYGLTDLRQDILAGLTIGTVAVPLSMALAIAAGVAPQHGLYTAIVAGAIIAITGGSRVNVSGPTAAFVVILFPIVQQYGLGGLLIATMMAGAILVMLGLARMGRLIQFVPYPVVLGFTAGIAVVIAVLQVPDFLGLSVGQLGEHFVENVGQILAALPTLNPFELSIGVFSLVVMLLWPRLHLPIPAPLVGLFVGALAAYAVNHGLGDDSHEMLVQTIASRFSWETLNDSGNGIPPIAPAFLAPWHLPGADGYPLPLDFTLIRALLGPAIAIAMLGAIESLLCSVVSDGLTRTRHDPDAELIGQGLGNLVAPLFGGITATAAIARTATNIRCGARSPLAAVVHSAVVLLAVIALAELLGKVPMATLAALLFIVAWNMSEARHFVHTLRSAPGGDVAILLICFGLTVLFNMVLAVAVGIGLAAALFIRRMMQLTQTRQIIDMPETDTPENDAPESDPPRQTHARGEDTRAIALYDIDGPLFFGVAEKALTSLRLVDDKVQIVILDMADVPSMDGTAIVALQSLIDDMRHQHVALVLSGLPSHLIVKLRRAGIRKRTGELTWCRNLPRAFAVARRWLADE from the coding sequence ATGACCCCCAAGCGCTCTCCCATGCGCCTCCCCCGCATCGCCACCGGCCTGCGCTCCGCCTGGCACTCAGGCTACGGCCTCACCGATCTCCGCCAGGATATCCTGGCCGGGCTGACCATCGGCACCGTGGCGGTGCCGCTGTCCATGGCACTGGCCATCGCCGCCGGCGTCGCACCACAGCATGGCTTGTACACGGCCATCGTCGCGGGGGCGATCATTGCCATCACGGGCGGCTCACGCGTCAACGTCTCCGGCCCGACAGCGGCCTTCGTGGTGATCCTGTTCCCCATCGTTCAGCAGTACGGGCTCGGTGGCCTGCTGATCGCCACCATGATGGCGGGCGCCATACTGGTCATGCTGGGGCTGGCGCGCATGGGGCGACTCATCCAGTTCGTGCCCTATCCCGTCGTGCTGGGTTTTACCGCGGGTATCGCCGTCGTGATTGCTGTCTTGCAGGTGCCTGACTTCCTGGGGCTGAGTGTCGGTCAGCTCGGCGAGCACTTCGTGGAGAACGTCGGTCAGATTCTGGCCGCCCTGCCGACACTGAATCCTTTCGAACTGTCCATCGGGGTCTTTTCGCTGGTGGTCATGCTGCTATGGCCGCGACTTCACCTCCCGATTCCCGCGCCGCTTGTGGGCCTGTTCGTCGGGGCACTTGCCGCCTACGCCGTCAATCACGGCCTGGGCGATGACTCACATGAAATGCTGGTGCAGACCATTGCCTCACGCTTCAGCTGGGAAACGCTGAACGACAGTGGCAATGGCATCCCTCCGATTGCCCCGGCATTTCTGGCCCCCTGGCACCTGCCCGGAGCGGACGGATATCCACTGCCACTGGATTTCACCCTGATCCGCGCATTGCTGGGGCCTGCCATCGCCATCGCCATGCTGGGCGCCATCGAATCCCTGCTGTGCTCGGTCGTGTCTGATGGACTGACCAGGACACGCCATGATCCGGATGCCGAACTGATCGGCCAGGGGCTGGGCAACCTGGTGGCGCCGCTGTTCGGAGGCATCACCGCCACCGCCGCCATCGCTCGCACGGCCACCAACATCCGGTGTGGTGCCCGCTCACCGCTGGCCGCCGTGGTGCATTCCGCGGTGGTGCTGCTGGCGGTGATCGCGCTGGCGGAACTGCTGGGAAAAGTGCCGATGGCCACACTGGCCGCCTTGCTGTTCATCGTCGCCTGGAACATGAGCGAGGCTCGTCACTTCGTGCATACCTTGCGCTCTGCCCCCGGTGGTGACGTGGCGATCCTGTTGATCTGCTTCGGCCTTACCGTGCTGTTCAACATGGTACTGGCGGTGGCGGTTGGCATCGGCCTGGCGGCGGCGCTGTTCATCCGCCGCATGATGCAGCTCACCCAGACCCGTCAGATCATTGACATGCCAGAGACAGACACGCCAGAGAACGATGCGCCAGAGAGCGATCCTCCACGCCAGACGCATGCCCGGGGAGAAGACACCCGAGCGATTGCGCTCTATGACATCGACGGCCCCCTGTTCTTCGGCGTGGCGGAAAAGGCACTGACCTCGCTGCGCCTGGTCGATGACAAGGTCCAGATCGTGATTCTCGACATGGCCGATGTACCCAGCATGGACGGCACGGCCATCGTCGCTCTGCAGTCACTGATCGATGACATGCGCCACCAGCACGTGGCGCTGGTCCTGTCGGGGCTCCCCAGCCATCTGATCGTTAAGCTGCGCCGGGCCGGCATTCGCAAGCGCACGGGAGAGCTGACCTGGTGCCGCAACCTGCCACGCGCCTTCGCGGTCGCACGGCGCTGGCTGGCAGACGAGTGA
- a CDS encoding aldehyde dehydrogenase (NADP(+)) — protein sequence MSPSDQTTLRGHQIIGQQSLLADGKPVHAINPANGERLAPGYPAGGAREVELACQLAHDAFDGFRETDAETRAAFLETIAEEIEAIGEQITERALQETGLPRARLEGERGRTCGQLRLFAGVVRAGEWLDVRIDPAMPERSPMPRADLRQRRIGLGPVAVFGASNFPLAFSVAGGDTASALAAGCPVIVKAHSAHPGTSELVGGAIQRAVTRCNLPEGVFSLLYGSGNTLGQALVNDPRIQAVGFTGSRSGGTALLKTAQARPQPIPVYAEMSSINPVLLMPAALEARAEGLGQAFIASLNMGAGQFCTNPGLVLALEGEALERFLKTAADNVAASACQTMLTPGIHDAYRGGVEKLSALPQVQEVARGALDGDNASPCQTALFRTTGSDFLSESALQEEVFGASSLVIACRDLDEMRAVCEHLEGQLTATLHLDDADIDAARTLMPVLERRAGRILANGWPTGVEVCQAMVHGGPWPATSDSRTTSVGSAAIERFLRPVCYQDLPEALLSPTLRDGTQGLPRLVDGKRQL from the coding sequence ATGTCACCTTCCGATCAGACGACACTGCGCGGCCACCAGATCATCGGACAGCAGAGTCTGCTGGCCGACGGCAAGCCGGTACACGCCATCAATCCTGCCAACGGTGAGCGCCTGGCGCCGGGCTATCCGGCCGGTGGTGCCCGTGAGGTGGAGCTGGCCTGCCAGCTGGCACACGACGCCTTTGACGGCTTCCGGGAAACGGATGCTGAAACCCGCGCCGCCTTCCTCGAGACCATCGCCGAGGAAATCGAGGCCATCGGCGAGCAGATCACCGAGCGCGCCCTTCAGGAAACCGGCCTGCCGCGGGCTCGTCTGGAAGGGGAACGTGGCCGTACCTGCGGTCAGCTGCGCCTGTTCGCTGGCGTCGTGCGCGCCGGTGAGTGGCTGGATGTGCGCATCGACCCGGCCATGCCGGAACGCAGCCCGATGCCGCGCGCCGACCTGCGCCAGCGTCGCATCGGCCTCGGCCCTGTCGCCGTCTTCGGGGCCAGCAACTTCCCGCTGGCCTTCTCGGTGGCCGGTGGCGATACCGCCTCGGCACTGGCGGCTGGCTGCCCGGTCATCGTCAAGGCACACTCCGCTCACCCGGGGACGTCCGAGCTGGTCGGCGGCGCCATCCAGCGTGCCGTGACACGTTGCAACCTGCCGGAAGGCGTCTTCTCGCTGCTCTACGGCAGCGGCAACACCCTGGGTCAGGCACTGGTCAATGACCCGCGCATTCAGGCCGTGGGCTTCACCGGATCACGCAGTGGCGGTACCGCACTGCTCAAGACCGCCCAGGCACGTCCTCAGCCGATCCCGGTCTACGCCGAGATGAGCAGCATCAACCCGGTACTGCTGATGCCGGCCGCGCTGGAAGCCCGTGCCGAAGGGCTGGGACAGGCCTTCATCGCCTCGCTCAACATGGGCGCCGGCCAGTTCTGCACCAACCCGGGACTGGTGCTGGCCCTCGAAGGCGAAGCGCTGGAGCGCTTCCTCAAGACCGCCGCCGACAATGTCGCGGCCAGTGCCTGCCAGACGATGCTGACGCCGGGCATCCACGATGCCTACCGGGGTGGCGTGGAGAAGCTCTCCGCCCTGCCCCAGGTACAGGAAGTCGCGCGCGGCGCACTGGATGGCGACAACGCAAGTCCGTGTCAGACCGCGCTGTTCCGCACCACCGGCAGCGACTTCCTGAGTGAATCCGCATTGCAGGAAGAAGTCTTCGGTGCCAGCTCGCTGGTCATCGCCTGTCGCGATCTGGACGAGATGCGTGCGGTCTGCGAGCACCTGGAAGGCCAGCTGACCGCCACCCTGCACCTGGACGATGCCGACATCGACGCCGCCCGCACCCTGATGCCGGTGCTCGAGCGTCGCGCCGGTCGCATTCTCGCCAATGGCTGGCCGACGGGTGTCGAAGTCTGTCAGGCGATGGTCCACGGTGGCCCCTGGCCGGCAACCTCTGACAGCCGCACCACCTCGGTGGGCAGCGCGGCCATCGAACGCTTCCTGCGTCCGGTGTGCTATCAGGATCTGCCTGAGGCACTGCTGAGCCCGACCCTGCGTGACGGCACCCAGGGCCTGCCGCGTCTGGTGGACGGCAAGCGCCAGCTCTGA
- a CDS encoding CopG family transcriptional regulator, with protein sequence MEKKTARLTLMIDPHKKQAFEQLCATQDQTPSQVVRQLIREYLQAHGVEYASQPGRPQPPSS encoded by the coding sequence ATGGAAAAGAAGACCGCACGTCTGACCCTGATGATTGACCCCCACAAGAAGCAGGCCTTCGAGCAACTGTGTGCCACGCAGGACCAGACGCCCTCTCAGGTCGTTCGTCAGTTGATCCGCGAGTATCTGCAGGCACATGGTGTCGAGTACGCCTCCCAGCCCGGGCGTCCGCAACCGCCATCTTCCTGA
- a CDS encoding NAD(P)/FAD-dependent oxidoreductase — protein sequence MTPQSPAARVSSHDSIAVIGAGIIGLATCRALQARGYHVHLYDPNPVGEGTSFGNAGLIANYATSPMASGDTLRQLPGHLLSRQPSLAIALRHTPALADFGWRFLKAATPTNFQRHKADLIALLANAVERQHALIDDLQTKATTALASQTGCLQIQRDTAITPPALEKMAQAKRRDGVECQALGASQLRDMEPSLNPKGLAGGLFFPDTRHLTSPLSLSHQLFVQLEEGGLEWTAQQVDALTPLTSGGWHIDTATTSHEVPHVVVCAGIASNTLLAGLGKRLPVVSERGYHIELATQLPLSRPVGWLAHHFYASPMAEGIRLAGTTEFCAPSRPASPQRWQALTRWGETLFGQPLDVARHWMGVRHSTPDGLPVVGEMPGCPGLLLAYGHGHLGLTLSAETGDIVARMVAGEPLPDYARSLSPVRFCQ from the coding sequence ATGACCCCGCAATCCCCCGCCGCCCGAGTGTCGAGCCACGACAGCATTGCCGTCATCGGCGCCGGCATCATCGGCCTAGCGACCTGCCGCGCCTTGCAGGCACGTGGCTATCACGTTCATTTGTATGACCCGAATCCCGTCGGTGAAGGCACCTCCTTCGGCAACGCCGGTCTGATCGCCAACTACGCCACCTCGCCGATGGCCAGCGGCGACACACTGCGCCAGCTGCCGGGCCACCTGCTGAGCAGGCAGCCCTCCCTTGCCATCGCCCTGCGCCACACCCCCGCCCTGGCGGACTTCGGCTGGCGTTTCCTCAAGGCGGCAACGCCCACCAATTTCCAGCGCCACAAGGCAGATCTGATTGCCTTGCTGGCCAATGCCGTCGAACGTCAGCATGCCCTGATCGATGACCTGCAGACCAAAGCCACCACTGCGCTGGCCAGCCAGACAGGCTGCCTGCAGATCCAGCGCGACACCGCCATCACCCCGCCGGCGCTGGAGAAGATGGCCCAGGCCAAGCGCCGTGACGGGGTCGAATGTCAGGCGCTGGGCGCGAGCCAGCTGCGGGACATGGAACCGTCGCTCAACCCGAAGGGGCTGGCAGGCGGCCTGTTCTTCCCTGACACCCGCCACCTCACCAGCCCGCTGTCACTCAGCCACCAACTCTTCGTACAGCTGGAAGAAGGTGGCCTTGAGTGGACGGCGCAGCAGGTCGACGCCCTCACGCCGCTGACCAGTGGTGGTTGGCACATCGACACCGCCACCACCTCCCACGAGGTCCCGCATGTCGTGGTCTGTGCCGGTATCGCGAGCAACACACTACTGGCGGGACTCGGCAAGCGTCTGCCGGTGGTCAGTGAGCGCGGCTATCACATCGAACTCGCCACCCAGCTGCCACTCTCACGCCCGGTAGGCTGGCTGGCGCATCACTTCTACGCCTCGCCAATGGCGGAAGGCATTCGCCTGGCGGGCACCACCGAGTTCTGTGCGCCGTCGCGCCCCGCCTCGCCACAGCGCTGGCAAGCCCTCACACGATGGGGCGAGACACTCTTCGGTCAGCCCCTCGACGTCGCCCGCCACTGGATGGGGGTGCGCCACTCCACCCCCGATGGCCTGCCGGTAGTGGGCGAAATGCCTGGCTGCCCCGGCCTGCTTCTCGCTTACGGGCACGGCCATCTGGGCCTGACACTCTCGGCCGAGACAGGGGATATCGTGGCCCGGATGGTGGCAGGCGAGCCCCTGCCGGACTACGCGCGCAGCCTGTCACCAGTCAGGTTCTGCCAATGA
- a CDS encoding tripartite tricarboxylate transporter permease, protein MSDLLQAATMVFTWEVMLIILAASLFGLFMGAIPGLTATMATALLVPVTFFMEPLPAIAAIVSATAMAIVAGDIPGALLRIPGTPASAVYTEEAYAMGKQGKVGLALGLNVTCSMIGGVIGVLILAFFAPRIAEFAIQFTSDEYFWLALLGLSCAILVSGSDPLKGGISMLAGLVIAMVGMDSVSGQMRFTFGNYDLLAGISILPVLIGLFAISELIRRMPETRNTAPLVPPVIKRPFEGVGAALWKYKGGVVRGGALGTVIGALPGAGADIASWISYAVSRKLSKTPEKFGKGHPEGLVSASSANNASLSGAYIPALVFGIPGDTVTAIIIGVLMTKGITPGPDVFVDQAPLVNAIFMVFVLANLLLLPLGFMAIRGARHILSIPTGILFPLILMFCIVGAFAANNAMFDIWIMLGIGLVGFFMAENDFPVGPMILAVILGPIVESNFMRSILKSNGDLTAFVDRPIAMVLAIAAVAVWTMIIVNGVKAGRRVPQTPASELPQDA, encoded by the coding sequence ATGAGTGACTTACTGCAAGCCGCCACGATGGTGTTCACGTGGGAAGTGATGCTGATCATTCTGGCAGCCTCCCTCTTCGGGCTCTTCATGGGCGCCATCCCTGGCCTGACGGCCACCATGGCCACGGCACTGCTGGTGCCGGTCACCTTCTTCATGGAGCCGCTGCCGGCCATCGCCGCCATCGTGTCCGCGACTGCCATGGCCATCGTGGCCGGCGACATTCCCGGGGCGTTATTGAGGATTCCCGGCACACCAGCCTCGGCGGTCTATACCGAGGAAGCCTATGCGATGGGCAAGCAGGGCAAGGTCGGGCTGGCACTGGGGCTGAACGTGACCTGCTCGATGATCGGTGGGGTGATCGGGGTGCTGATCCTGGCCTTCTTCGCGCCGCGCATTGCCGAGTTCGCCATCCAGTTCACCAGTGACGAATATTTCTGGCTGGCGCTGCTGGGGCTTTCCTGCGCGATCCTCGTCTCCGGCAGTGACCCGCTCAAGGGCGGGATCTCGATGCTGGCGGGTCTGGTCATCGCGATGGTGGGCATGGACAGCGTCTCGGGTCAGATGCGTTTCACCTTCGGCAACTATGACCTGCTGGCCGGTATCTCCATTCTGCCGGTGCTGATCGGACTGTTCGCGATTTCCGAGCTGATCCGTCGCATGCCGGAAACCCGCAATACCGCGCCGCTGGTGCCGCCCGTCATCAAGCGTCCCTTCGAAGGCGTTGGCGCAGCGCTCTGGAAATACAAGGGCGGTGTCGTTCGCGGCGGTGCCCTGGGGACCGTGATCGGGGCCTTGCCGGGCGCCGGTGCCGATATCGCGTCCTGGATCAGCTACGCCGTGAGTCGCAAGCTCTCCAAGACACCGGAGAAGTTCGGCAAGGGACATCCGGAAGGCCTGGTCTCGGCCAGTTCCGCCAACAATGCCTCGTTGTCCGGTGCCTATATTCCGGCCCTGGTCTTCGGGATCCCGGGGGATACGGTCACGGCGATCATCATCGGCGTCCTGATGACCAAGGGCATCACGCCGGGTCCTGACGTCTTCGTCGACCAGGCGCCGTTGGTCAATGCCATCTTCATGGTCTTCGTGCTGGCCAATCTGCTGCTGTTGCCACTGGGCTTCATGGCGATTCGCGGGGCGCGACACATCCTGTCGATTCCCACCGGTATCCTGTTCCCGCTGATCCTGATGTTCTGCATCGTCGGGGCGTTCGCAGCCAACAATGCGATGTTCGATATCTGGATCATGCTCGGTATCGGCCTGGTGGGCTTCTTCATGGCCGAGAACGACTTCCCCGTCGGGCCGATGATTCTGGCGGTGATTCTGGGGCCGATCGTCGAGAGCAACTTCATGCGCTCGATTCTCAAGTCCAATGGGGATCTGACGGCCTTCGTGGATCGTCCCATCGCCATGGTGCTGGCGATTGCCGCAGTGGCGGTCTGGACCATGATCATCGTCAACGGGGTGAAAGCAGGGCGTCGAGTACCGCAGACACCGGCATCGGAGCTCCCTCAGGATGCCTGA
- a CDS encoding Bug family tripartite tricarboxylate transporter substrate binding protein has protein sequence MRKLSQVLCASVLTLSASAVMAADYPYKPITLIVPWSAGGGSDAVGRQLAAGLQEELGQPVNVVNKTGGSGVVGHMSMKMARPDGYTLGLGTAEIATYQHIGTAQLSYEDFTPIALLNLDYASFTVNADSEWKTLDDALSALKANPSDYTVSGSAPGAAYHLSFAGFLDQQGINPNDVTLVPSEGAAPGLQELAAGGVDIVFSSLPEIESMRKSGRVKALAVLANDRVDSFEDVPSAKELTGSEWSQGSWRGLVGPKGLPEEVTARLSEATEKVWKSEQFQDFMSGRGYGTVWEDAEGFRAFMKDQDEKNAATIEKLGLAN, from the coding sequence ATGCGTAAATTGTCACAAGTCCTCTGCGCCTCCGTGCTGACCCTGTCCGCTTCCGCGGTGATGGCAGCCGACTATCCCTACAAGCCCATCACGCTGATCGTGCCATGGTCTGCCGGTGGTGGCAGCGATGCGGTCGGCCGTCAGCTGGCGGCGGGTCTTCAGGAAGAGCTCGGTCAGCCTGTCAATGTGGTCAACAAGACCGGCGGTTCCGGGGTGGTGGGTCACATGTCCATGAAGATGGCGCGCCCCGACGGTTACACCCTGGGGCTTGGCACCGCAGAGATTGCCACCTACCAGCATATCGGTACCGCGCAGCTGTCCTATGAGGACTTCACGCCCATCGCGCTGCTGAATCTGGATTACGCCTCCTTCACGGTGAACGCCGATTCCGAGTGGAAGACCCTGGATGATGCGCTGTCGGCGCTGAAGGCCAATCCGAGCGATTACACCGTCTCCGGCTCCGCGCCCGGGGCTGCCTATCATCTGTCCTTCGCCGGCTTCCTGGATCAGCAGGGCATCAATCCGAATGACGTGACACTGGTGCCCAGTGAAGGTGCCGCGCCGGGTCTGCAGGAGCTGGCAGCCGGTGGTGTGGATATCGTGTTCTCCTCGCTTCCGGAAATCGAGTCCATGCGCAAGTCCGGACGCGTCAAGGCGCTGGCGGTGCTGGCCAATGATCGCGTCGATTCCTTCGAGGATGTGCCTTCTGCCAAGGAGCTGACCGGCTCCGAGTGGAGCCAGGGCTCCTGGCGTGGCCTGGTCGGGCCGAAGGGGCTGCCGGAAGAGGTGACCGCACGCCTGTCGGAAGCCACCGAGAAGGTCTGGAAGTCCGAGCAGTTCCAGGACTTCATGTCCGGTCGCGGTTACGGCACCGTCTGGGAAGATGCCGAAGGTTTCCGTGCCTTCATGAAAGATCAGGATGAGAAGAACGCTGCCACCATCGAAAAGCTGGGCCTGGCCAACTGA
- a CDS encoding FadR/GntR family transcriptional regulator: MSDAAKHSLSLVVYEKILAAIISGDYPVNKKLPTEARLCELYEVSRPVLRDALARLREDNLVVSRRGSGSFVINRPDSAVLEFARISSIADIQRCFEFRTNVEASAAGLAAQRRTPEQLEHIRQRFEAINQANLNHDRASEEDFEFHLAITEAASNHYYATVLRSLNQSIKEGMNLTRGLSLRASEERLRIVQDEHQAIIDAIAGKDSPAAESAMRAHLEGARRRMFEGVHTP, translated from the coding sequence ATGAGTGACGCAGCCAAGCATTCACTGTCGTTGGTGGTCTACGAGAAGATACTCGCCGCCATCATCAGCGGTGACTATCCCGTCAACAAGAAGCTGCCGACCGAGGCGCGCCTCTGCGAGCTGTATGAGGTATCCCGCCCGGTACTGCGGGATGCCCTGGCGCGTCTGCGCGAGGACAATCTCGTCGTGTCGCGGCGAGGGTCTGGCAGTTTCGTCATCAATCGGCCTGACAGTGCCGTGCTCGAGTTCGCTCGGATCTCCAGCATCGCCGACATACAACGCTGCTTCGAGTTTCGCACCAATGTCGAGGCCAGTGCGGCGGGCCTCGCCGCGCAGCGGCGCACGCCAGAGCAGCTGGAGCACATACGTCAGCGTTTCGAGGCCATCAATCAGGCCAACCTCAATCATGATCGCGCCTCCGAGGAAGACTTCGAGTTCCACCTCGCGATTACCGAAGCCGCCAGCAATCACTACTACGCCACCGTGCTGCGTTCGCTGAATCAGAGCATCAAGGAAGGCATGAACTTGACGCGCGGTCTGTCACTGCGTGCCTCCGAGGAGCGCCTGCGGATCGTCCAGGATGAGCATCAGGCGATCATCGATGCGATCGCCGGCAAGGATTCACCCGCCGCGGAAAGCGCCATGCGTGCCCATCTCGAGGGGGCGCGTCGGCGTATGTTCGAGGGGGTGCACACGCCCTAG
- a CDS encoding SDR family NAD(P)-dependent oxidoreductase, with translation MFTDLKQKKVLITGSTKGIGLAAAVAFAREGAVVGINSRQQDDAARDAIAQMEATGARFEYFARDLSTSEGCAALVEDFTKAFGGMDVLVNNAGGLGVRAGLESLDDAAFDLVMDLNLRSAIMTTKYAMPHLKASAKDSGTTASVISTGSIAGREGGGLGASLYGGTKAMLHNLHRNWVKEFTKDNVRFNIVSPGTIDTVFHADKSEELRAKIAGSIAMGRFGTSEECAPTFLFLASHATSGYITGQVIDINGGQMCP, from the coding sequence ATGTTCACCGATCTCAAGCAGAAGAAAGTCCTCATCACCGGCTCCACCAAGGGTATTGGTCTGGCAGCCGCCGTGGCCTTCGCCCGTGAAGGGGCAGTGGTCGGCATCAACAGCCGCCAGCAGGATGACGCCGCTCGCGACGCCATCGCCCAGATGGAAGCCACCGGTGCCCGCTTTGAATATTTCGCACGCGACCTGTCCACCAGCGAAGGCTGCGCCGCCCTGGTCGAGGACTTCACCAAGGCCTTCGGCGGCATGGACGTGCTCGTCAACAACGCTGGTGGCCTGGGCGTGCGTGCCGGACTCGAGAGCCTGGATGATGCCGCCTTCGACCTGGTGATGGACCTGAACCTGCGCTCCGCGATCATGACGACCAAATATGCCATGCCGCATCTGAAGGCCTCCGCCAAGGATTCCGGCACCACCGCCAGCGTCATCAGCACCGGCTCCATCGCGGGTCGCGAGGGCGGTGGTCTCGGCGCCTCCCTGTACGGCGGCACCAAGGCCATGCTGCACAACCTGCACCGCAACTGGGTGAAGGAATTCACCAAGGACAACGTGCGCTTCAACATCGTGTCGCCGGGCACCATCGATACCGTCTTCCACGCCGACAAGAGCGAAGAGCTGCGTGCCAAGATCGCCGGCAGCATCGCCATGGGCCGCTTCGGCACCTCCGAGGAATGTGCACCGACCTTCCTGTTCCTCGCCTCCCACGCCACCAGTGGCTACATCACGGGCCAGGTGATCGACATCAATGGCGGCCAGATGTGCCCGTGA